One Fusarium falciforme chromosome 1, complete sequence genomic window carries:
- a CDS encoding PNP-UDP-1 domain-containing protein, which yields MSETSLVTSEPNLIDRDSKIRCPSGADLLDDTPFEFTEIGGGSGGSSQQILNRYDLQWSSSEFETLLKLPKELSHLAAEEWSSKQEEISKATYTTPNTATSDPILMHFRSRKAPESRDDFQIAIACSLSLEYDAVCHLVDDFWDKDYGRTASDPNMYRNGRIGAFNIVIVLLYGKRIFKATSATASLRSSYPNLELVLVTGICGGVPKTGEGKELVLGDVVISNTVVQYDLGRRYPDGFETKNTLNDSLGRPALHIQNLVVTFKTRRGLQLLEQQSASHLEKLQSQQSDGDAATHYEYPGAGNDHLYPTSYVHKHYSTEVCRECNSGPGVVCAVSRNLSCRELGCDAQQRVPRKRLQDSERVRVPRVLVGHLGWGDRVLKSGEDRDRIAKEHDLIAFGMEEAGAWDGIPCIIVQGICDYADSHKNKHWQNFAAATAASVAKALVEEYPRTDKPSNSRQQESLEDDPSEDESTSYSVSSGGDKESVSDIVHRIPSSDACHVLAYDRNENFVPRPGINSKLDQLLPSNSDEFQSAALWGLGGSGKTQVALQYAYGRCRNPDCSVFWVHADTEATFTQDYNRVADALGLGSFSEGSELLRAVRSGIESQKRWLLVLDNADDLGLFGVGPATGHRGRTLSNYIPKGPSGAVLWTSRDQQVDGSLVEPQHGIEVPKMTAEESRNLLEIWRRQVTPNEEIREVELLLEELQWLPLAISQAGAYLYKTDTSVTEYLSQLRQETERWRVLGEDEFDKHRRSDAQNSVLRTWSISIHRLKQENQTTYKILHTLAFLHSQEISMELLVEAARYNWESQSWTTQEVEALNKAVQRLQDFSFITKYRGAENRQMVKMHKLVQDAARYGLNTQKSPGQGGEYFARLALLAVDRVYARNTWPGNSWQGNNERYLAHALRVCGWTEIQGMEGVAYNLQGQVCRFLSSRGRWEELRLAAETQLRLAQRGFGEKDRRSIQALLNLGWTFINLEQPQEVEECAKQTMALAQETLGDHDLLTLDCKRLFGLAAAQQGRSKQAKELLMEILGYAETFLTARHDLILDCMHDLARAHLQLNEHDEAEELLSSLMKKVKARYGQGHPRSFQVLSHFGNLYYRKGRIDEAVKVQSRLLDFHIQSLGSQHPDTLIMMYNLAWSRRLQGQKEEALELMQECSRLRHAILGAEHPHTKCADEAIENWEREDREADKDHQHEGTEVDEDSGCTDMEMDKSIEHEEMEVDEAEAESERNLVSPSKEGSDARTIFVP from the exons ATGTCCGAGACAAGCTTGGTCACATCCGAGCCAAACCTGATCGATAGAGACTCCAAGATCCGTTGCCCAAGCGGCGCTGATCTGCTGGATGATACCCCTTTCGAGTTTACTGAGATCGGGGGTGGATCAGGGGGTTCTTCTCAGCAAATTTTGAATAGGTATGATCTTCAATGGTCGTCTTCAGAGTTCGAGACTCTGTTGAAATTGCCAAAAGAGCTCTCACACTTGGCCGCGGAAGAATGGTCCAGCAAACAGGAGGAGATTTCGAAGGCGACCTACACAACTCCCAACACAGCCACTTCAGATCCGATTCTAATGCACTTCCGATCTCGAAAAGCGCCAGAGAGCCGAGACGATTTCCAGATTGCCATCGCTTGCTCCCTGTCGCTCGAGTACGATGCCGTCTGCCACCTTGTCGACGATTTCTGGGACAAGGATTATGGCAGAACAGCCAGCGACCCAAACATGTACAGGAACGGACGGATCGGAGCGTTCAACATTGTCATCGTCTTGCTGTACGGCAAGCGCATATTCAAAGCTACCAGCGCAACCGCAAGCCTTCGGTCTAGTTACCCAAACCTGGAGCTCGTCTTAGTGACGGGCATCTGCGGAGGCGTCCCAAAGACAGGAGAGGGTAAGGAACTCGTTCTTGGGGATGTCGTTATCAGCAACACTGTCGTCCAATACGATCTGGGGAGACGATATCCGGACGGATTCGAAACTAAGAACACGCTCAATGATAGCCTTGGAAGGCCGGCGCTGCATATCCAAAATCTTGTTGTAACGTTCAAGACACGCCGAGGTCTCCAGCTGCTTGAGCAACAATCAGCCTCCCACTTGGAGAAACTCCAGAGTCAACAGTCTGATGGTGATGCAGCAACACATTACGAGTATCCCGGAGCCGGAAATGATCATCTGTACCCGACTTCCTACGTCCACAAACATTACTCGACAGAGGTCTGTAGGGAGTGCAACAGTGGTCCTGGTGTCGTTTGCGCTGTTAGCCGGAACCTGTCTTGCCGCGAACTCGGATGTGATGCGCAGCAACGCGTGCCTCGAAAGCGACTTCAAGACAGCGAGAGGGTTCGAGTGCCTCGAGTTCTCGTCGGCCATCTTGGATGGGGAGACAGGGTGCTCAAGTCCGGGGAGGATCGCGATAGAATCGCAAAAGAGCACGATCTGATCGCCTTCGGGATGGAGGAAGCAGGCGCCTGGGATGGGATCCCCTGCATCATCGTCCAAGGTATCTGTGACTACGCCGACAGCCACAAGAACAAACACTGGCAGAACTTTGCAGCTGCCACGGCCGCGTCAGTCGCAAAGGCGCTTGTCGAGGAGTACCCACGAACCGACAAGCCGTCTAATTCAAGGCAGCAAGAGAGCCTGGAAGATGACCCATCCGAAGATGAGTCAACCTCCTACAGCGTTTCTTCAGGTGGGGACAAGGAGTCAGTCTCAGATATCGTTCACAGGATCCCTTCTTCGGATGCGTGTCACGTTCTCGCTTACGACCGTAACGAGAATTTCGTCCCCCGTCCTGGCATTAACTCCAAACTCGATCAACTGTTACCATCCAACTCGGACGAGTTCCAAAGCGCAGCACTCTGGGGCCTCGGTGGATCAGG AAAAACTCAGGTCGCCTTACAGTATGCCTATGGCCGCTGCCGCAACCCGGATTGTTCGGTCTTTTGGGTACACGCGGATACGGAGGCGACATTTACGCAAGACTACAACAGAGTTGCCGATGCGCTGGGACTTGGCAGCTTTTCGGAAGGAAGCGAACTCCTGCGGGCAGTACGAAGCGGTATAGAATCACAAAAAAGATGgctccttgttcttgacaACGCTGATGACCTGGGCCTTTTTGGTGTAGGTCCGGCGACTGGCCACCGAGGGCGGACTCTCTCAAACTACATCCCAAAAGGGCCCAGCGGCGCAGTGCTCTGGACAAGCCGAGACCAGCAAGTTGATGGAAGTCTCGTCGAGCCACAGCACGGGATTGAAGTGCCCAAGATGACAGCCGAGGAATCAAGGAATCTGCTTGAGATATGGAGGCGCCAAGTGACGCCCAATGAAGAGATTCGAGAGGTAGAGCTCCTACTCGAAGAGCTTCAATGGCTACCATTGGCCATCTCGCAAGCGGGGGCGTATTTGTACAAGACAGACACATCTGTGACGGAGTACTTGTCTCAGCTGAGGCAAGAAACTGAGAGATGGCGGGTTCTTGGAGAGGATGAGTTTGACAAACACAGGCGGAGCGATGCCCAAAACAGCGTGTTAAGGACCTGGAGCATCTCGATTCACCGCCTCAAACAAGAGAATCAGACTACATACAAGATCCTCCACACCCTAGCATTCCTTCACAGCCAGGAAATTTCTATGGAGTTATTAGTGGAAGCCGCCAGATACAACTGGGAGTCACAGAGCTGGACAACGCAGGAAGTGGAGGCACTAAACAAGGCAGTACAACGACTTCAAGACTTCTCTTTCATCACAAAATATCGGGGCGCGGAAAACAGACAAATGGTCAAGATGCACAAGCTTGTACAAGACGCTGCTCGATACGGCCTCAACACACAAAAATCTCCGGGTCAAGGTGGAGAATACTTTGCCAGGCTTGCGCTGCTTGCCGTGGATCGTGTCTATGCTCGAAACACGTGGCCCGGCAATAGCTGGCAGGGTAACAACGAGAGATACCTTGCGCATGCACTGCGAGTCTGCGGATGGACTGAGATCCAGGGAATGGAAGGTGTGGCATACAATCTTCAGGGTCAGGTTTGCCGGTTTCTCTCCTCCCGTGGGCGATGGGAGGAGCTACGGCTTGCAGCAGAAACTCAGCTGCGTCTGGCACAAAGGGGTTTTGGCGAGAAGGATAGGAGATCCATCCAGGCGTTGTTGAACCTTGGGTGGACATTCATCAATCTGGAACAGCCCCAAGAGGTTGAAGAGTGCGCCAAACAAACAATGGCGCTGGCGCAGGAGACACTGGGCGACCATGATTTACTCACGCTCGATTGCAAACGCCTCTTCGGGTTAGCCGCCGCACAACAGGGCCGCTCGAAGCAGGCGAAAGAGTTGCTTATGGAAATCTTAGGCTATGCAGAAACATTCTTGACTGCACGTCATGACCTCATTCTCGACTGTATGCACGACTTGGCCCGCGCTCACTTGCAACTGAACGAGCATGACGAGGCCGAAGAGCTCCTCTCTTCACTAATGAAGAAAGTTAAGGCCAGATACGGCCAGGGTCACCCTAGAAGCTTCCAAGTCCTTAGCCATTTCGGTAATCTGTATTACAGAAAAGGGCGGATTGACGAAGCAGTCAAAGTGCAATCTCGCCTCTTGGACTTTCACATTCAGTCGCTTGGCAGCCAACATCCAGATACTTTGATCATGATGTATAACCTGGCCTGGTCACGGAGGCTTCAGGGGCAGAAAGAGGAGGCTCTCGAGCTGATGCAGGAGTGCTCGCGCTTGCGCCATGCAATTTTAGGAGCAGAACACCCACACACAAAATGTGCCGATGAAGCGATTGAGAACTGGGAACGGGAGGACAGGGAGGCGGATAAGGACCATCAACATGAGGGCACAGAAGTAGACGAGGATAGTGGCTGCACGGACATGGAGATGGACAAGAGTATCGAGcacgaggagatggaggtgGACGAGGCGGAGGCTGAGTCGGAGAGGAATCTCGTCAGCCCGTCTAAGGAGGGCAGTGATGCCAGGACAATATTCGTTCCGTGA
- a CDS encoding MFS domain-containing protein, producing MAGGVKKPVNIFKLKDLGEPAGVFNWRLWFSVISFALLGAARGIDEGLISGAFNSPDFKETINYDSYSTVEQANIKANVSAMVQIGSVGGALIAFVICDRIGRIWATRFLCTIWALGIVIFMVGGVNGNLGAIYAGRFICGLGVGQTPVVGPVYIAEIAPAAVRGLCSCMFTGAVYIGIVLAYFTNYGCAIHLDEHTHNRWLVPTSLHIMMSGIIFILSFFQYESPRFLVKQGKPDEAAHVLGRLRRQPPDGEYIVSQISTIQAALDHELEASKGVGWLGKIKEMFLVPSNLYRLYLTSMVQFLSQWSGAGSITLYAPDLFKILGITGSKESLLVTAVFGIVKLIAAIICALFLVDVIGRKRALLTGITLQTIAMIYVASFLTRIPQLGVVEDFVLPDADKGASRGAIAMIYVSGFGWALGWNSMQYLLTAELFPLRIRALATSWAMTLHFANQYGNSRAVPNMLLPTSDGGISPKGTFWCFAAVTFVGGVWVWFSVPETGGRSLESMDHLFELPWYKIGLYGNRDADEKDIARDEKQRIADESNAVGVELEDRRKQDA from the exons ATGGCAGGAGGCGTAAAGAAGCCCGTCAACAtcttcaagctcaaggacctTGGCGAGCCCGCGGGCGTCTTCAACTGGCGACTATGGTTCTCGGTCATCTCCTTTGCGCTCCTCGGTGCTGCCCGAGGTATTGATGAGGGTCTCATCTCTGGAGCCTTCAACTCTCCCGATTTCAAGGAGACGATCAATTATGATTCGTACTCGACTGTTGAGCAGGCCAACATCAAGGCTAATGTCTCTGCCATGGTTCAGATTGGTTCTGTTGGTGGTGCTCTCAT TGCTTTCGTCATCTGTGATCGTATTGGACGTATCTGGGCTACTCGATTCCTCTGCACCATCTGGGCTCTCGGCATTGTCATCTTCATGGTCGGCGGTGTCAACGGAAACCTTGGAGCCATCTATGCTGGTCGCTTCATCTGTGGTCTTGGCGTTGGTCAGACGCCTGTCGTTGG ACCTGTCTACATTGCCGAAATCGCCCCTGCCGCCGTCCGTGGTCTCTGCAGTTGCATGTTCACCGGCGCTGTCTACATCGGTATCGTCCTCGCCTACTTCACCAACTATGGCTGCGCCATCCACCTCGACGAGCACACCCACAACCGCTGGCTGGTTCCCACCTCCCTGCACATCATGATGTCcggcatcatcttcatcctcagcttcttccagtACGAGTCACCTCGTTTCCTGGTTAAGCAGGGTAAGCCTGACGAGGCCGCCCACGTTCTGGGTCGTCTTCGCCGACAGCCTCCTGATGGCGAGTATATTGTCTCTCAGATCAGCACGATCCAGGCCGCTCTCGACCATGAGCTTGAGGCTAGCAAGGGTGTTGGCTGGCTTGgaaagatcaaggagatgttCCTTGTTCCCAGCAACCTCTACCGCCTCTACCTCACCTCCATGGTTCAGTTCCTGTCTCAGTGGTCTGGTGCTGGCTCCATCACTCTCTACGCTCCTGATCTGTTTAAGATTCTCGGCATCACTGGAAGCAAGGAGTCCCTCCTCGTCACCGCCGTCTTCGGTATCGTCAAGCTCATCGCCGCCATTATCTgcgccctcttcctcgtcgatgTCATCGGCCGAAAGCGCGCTCTTCTCACTGGTATCACTCTCCAGACTATCGCCATGATCTACGTCGCCTCCTTCCTCACTCGCATCCCTCAGCTCGGTGTCGTCGAGGACTTTGTCCTTCCCGATGCCGACAAGGGTGCCAGCCGCGGCGCCATCGCCATGATCTACGTCTCCGGCTTCGGTTGGGCTCTCGGCTGGAACTCCATGCAGTACCTCCTCACTGCTGAGTTGTTCCCTCTCCGCATCCGAGCCCTCGCCACCTCGTGGGCCATGACTCTTCACTTTGCCAACCAATACGGCAACTCCCGCGCCGTCCCCAACATGCTCCTCCCCACCTCTGACGGCGGCATCTCCCCCAAGGGAACCTTCTGGTGCTTCGCGGCCGTTACCTTTGTCGGCGGTGTGTGGGTGTGGTTCTCTGTTCCCGAGACCGGCGGACGCAGCCTTGAGAGCATGGATCACCTGTTCGAGCTTCCCTGGTATAAGATTGGTCTGTACGGAAACCGGGATGCCGACGAGAAGGATATCGCTCGGGATGAGAAGCAGCGCATTGCTGATGAGAGCAAcgctgttggtgttgagcttgaggataGGCGCAAGCAGGATGCTTAA
- a CDS encoding Lactamase-B domain-containing protein: protein MSFTPEPYDPVTAATWLVCVTCGTQFPTADRSKVKTCHICDDPRQFVPPSGQSFSTLEELGKTHRNEFTPCPADPRLTFISSTPKLAIGQRAILIQTPEGNILWDCISLLDEETISKIQALGGLRAMVISHPHFYSTHVQWARAFKCPVYLSAEDARWATMASAHQIPLASTETEVVSGVKAIKLGGHFPGSMVLLFDGRLLIADTLMTTAAGVGGWEVDATGTSRSKPPGLNSFSFLYSIPNFIPLNLDEMSRMWGILKKYEFRATYGGFAGMDIEDEGVKGRVLESMKIQARHMGYGESEFMQTKL, encoded by the coding sequence ATGAGCTTCACCCCAGAGCCCTACGACCCCGTCACCGCGGCGACTTGGCTCGTCTGCGTGACGTGCGGCACGCAGTTCCCCACGGCGGATCGctccaaggtcaagacaTGTCACATCTGCGACGATCCTCGGCAATTTGTCCCGCCCTCTGGACAGTCATTCTCTACGCTGGAAGAGCTGGGAAAGACTCACAGGAACGAATTCACGCCTTGCCCCGCAGACCCTAGACTCACATTCATCTCGTCGACGCCAAAGCTCGCCATCGGACAGCGCGCCATCCTCATTCAGACGCCGGAAGGCAACATACTGTGGGACTGCATCTCccttctcgacgaggagACCATCTCCAAGATCCAGGCCCTTGGGGGCTTGCGGGCGATGGTGATAAGCCACCCGCACTTTTACAGCACGCACGTCCAGTGGGCGAGGGCATTCAAGTGCCCCGTGTACCTATCTGCCGAAGACGCCCGGTGGGCCACCATGGCGTCGGCGCACCAGATCCCGCTGGCCTCGACCGAGACGGAGGTGGTGAGCGGGGTGAAAGCCATCAAGCTCGGGGGACACTTCCCTGGGTCCATGGTTCTTCTATTCGACGGGCGGTTGCTCATCGCTGATACGCTCATGACTACAGCCGCGGGCGTTGGAGGCTGGGAGGTGGACGCCACGGGGACTTCACGGTCCAAGCCGCCGGGACTGAATTCGTTTTCGTTTCTGTACAGCATCCCCAATTTCATACCCCTCAACCTAGATGAGATGTCTCGCATGTGGGGGATCTTGAAAAAGTACGAGTTTCGAGCTACGTATGGAGGGTTTGCAGGCATGGATATTGAGGATGAGGGCGTCAAGGGTAGAGTGCTCGAGAGCATGAAGATTCAGGCGAGACACATGGGATATGGGGAAAGTGAGTTTATGCAAACCAAGCTGTAA
- a CDS encoding Zn(2)-C6 fungal-type domain-containing protein, translating into MGAMETTKLPSLAPKPGGAPGPDLAAARKASRVAVASSRKTSTTNHACVQCRRTKTKCDGRHPCARCEFNGHTCAYDTRTLSGDRLNKLTHAFNQQKDRLQQLETILAAMRTGTDAEAAEVMTWIRIGEPVESIVSYLESRSKSVVISERLLGSSGEAQNKFIETLFDRTEWVQGITTPTEAVPIDLKARTQCYFSSNFGNLPFSSGIKANHYPPEAQRSQLQNYYAKHNWAMMTANDGLGMASVTKAWADTMNRARQLIASGVKPDELTGAFPTVAALFDKREYDTAPMISKWAVQFIYSSRHEDYSFTSMASVWIVWVIMRWMINPTPDTYSAMPDWIRPTELQVFVPHIDMIDCIIWPYFRDYVIQRPEMQHGGLQWLAACTAGVKTSWAGTVEDALCVDEATGKRKLNAEAEATLRDLNNWSLAASYRAFMPGIDGNIPIRTMEDSVQDTREL; encoded by the exons ATGGGGGCCATGGAGACCACCAAGCTGCCCAGCCTCGCCCCGAAGCCGGGAGGCGCACCAGGTCCCGACCTGGCCGCCGCCCGAAAGGCCTCGCGCGTCGCCGTCGCCTCGTCCCGCAAGACGTCGACGACTAATCACGCGTGCGTGCAGTGTCGGAGGACAAAGACAAAGTGCGACGGGAGACATCCCTGCGCTAGATGCGAGTTCAACGGGCACACGTGCGCCTACGACACGCGCACGCTGTCGGGCGACAGGCTGAACAAGCTCACGCATGCGTTCAACCAGCAGAAGGATAGGCTTCAGCAGCTCGAGACCATCCTGGCGGCCATGAGGACCGGGACTGATGCGGAGGCGGCCGAGGTCATGACCTGGATCAGGATAGGGGAGCCTGTTGAGTCGATCGTTTCCTATCTTGAGTCGAGGTCCAAGTCGGTCGTCATCTCTGAAAG GCTCCTCGGTTCAAGCGGCGAAGCACAGAACAAGTTCATCGAGACGCTCTTTGACAGGACGGAATGGGTCCAAGGCATCACCACCCCAACAGAGGCCGTGCCCATTGACCTCAAAGCCCGTACCCAATGCTACTTTTCATCTAATTTCGGAAACCTCCCCTTTTCCAGCGGTATCAAGGCAAACCATTACCCCCCCGAAGCTCAGAGGAGTCAGCTCCAGAACTACTATGCCAAGCATAACTGGGCTATGATGACAGCCAACGACGGGCTCGGCATGGCGTCGGTGACAAAGGCGTGGGCCGACACCATGAACAGGGCTCGGCAGCTCATCGCCTCGGGTGTCAAGCCGGACGAGCTCACTGGGGCCTTCCCGACGGTGGCGGCATTGTTTGACAAGAGAGAGTACGACACTGCGCCCATGATCAGCAAGTGGGCGGTGCAGTTCATATATAGTTCTCGACATGAAGACTATTCGTTTACTTCTATGGCTTCCGTGTGGATTGTATGGGTCATCATGAGGTGGATGATCAATCCGACACCAGACACATACTCG GCAATGCCAGACTGGATCCGGCCAACAGAACTCCAGGTCTTTGTTCCACACATCGACATGATCGACTGCATCATCTGGCCCTACTTCCGAGACTACGTGATCCAACGCCCTGAAATGCAACATGGTGGTCTACAGTGGCTCGCCGCCTGCACAGCAGGAGTCAAAACATCCTGGGCGGGGACAGTCGAGGACGCCTTGTGCGTTGATGAGGCGACGGGGAAGAGGAAGCTGAATGCAGAAGCCGAG GCAACGCTGCGAGACCTGAACAACTGGTCCCTCGCAGCTTCATATCGCGCATTCATGCCAGGGATCGACGGAAACATACCCATACGAACGATGGAGGACTCTGTGCAGGATACCCGAGAGCTCTAG
- a CDS encoding Subtilisin-like protein produces MWDPHSSKPIPSPPIWPTLSLAELLKSGPSPLSPYDKVIMALNLGRMLLRTYGTGIDGCAWSAEDLFFLFESGQETAYQIYNPYLNYSLASEGSTVSPISPRKFPILIDFAKLLLEIACGKTLGPFKRRPDRPDISLLAEVEKDSVTEAVVAAYVHAIKKCLKANKDDDEDAESEEEQCRAVIRDAVADLEGAWSTAYATKRDLNHPKEVKVPQGALKRKAPDAQNGSVGENGSTKALQDQLSGNMGGQTVSSPNGLFDVIRVKMLGACADSRCAWATAFLERAEGFYNRHIHHLPSENRIRVAILDTGIDDTKVFFRAAKQNRTRRDSPVILRRSFLNGISVTDTDGHGTNVAALVLKMAPEADLYVAKISSGHEVDGTEHIADAIEWAIENEVHIINMSFGLSSPNWNIITAICRAESLGIICTAAASNYGSNQTRSFPAKLDQVLCIHAGDGNGNKCEQNPTPLRRSDNLSTLGVCIPSEWEDEEGHYISGTSYAAPVAAGIAANVLRFVRYATARGLMTQFQYDYAHSRSGMKRIMLAMCETQQRDGYEFVTPWRRIWREGSTESDVVSKMKEALE; encoded by the exons ATGTGGGACCCTCATTCCTCGAAACCCATCCCGTCTCCTCCTATCTGGCCGACTCTCTCATTGGCTGAGTTGCTCAAGTCTGGCCCGAGTCCTCTCAGTCCATATGACAAAGTGATTATGGCATTGAATCTGGGTCGCATGCTGCTTCGGACGTACGGCACTGGGATAGATGGCTGCGCTTGGTCAGCCGAggatctcttcttcctcttcgagTCTGGCCAGGAAACCGCCTACCAGATATACAACCCATACCTGAACTATTCTCTCGCAAGCGAAGGCAGTACTGTCAGTCCCATATCGCCCAGGAAATTCCCAATCTTGATTGATTTCGCGAAGTTGCTCTTGGAGATCGCGTGTGGAAAGACTCTGGGGCCGTTCAAGAGGCGTCCAGACCGTCCCGATATCTCGTTACTCGCCGAGGTAGAGAAAGACAGCGTAACTGAAGCCGTGGTAGCAGCATATGTGCATGCAATCAAGAAGTGTCTCAAGGCGAAtaaggacgacgacgaggatgcagAAAGCGAAGAAGAACAATGCCGAGCAGTCATCCGAGATGCAGTTGCAGACCTCGAAGGAGCCTGGAGCACCGCCTATGCAACCAAGCGCGACCTCAATCACCCAAAGGAGGTCAAAGTTCCCCAAGGTGCGCTGAAAAGAAAGGCCCCAGATGCCCAGAACGGTTCTGTCGGGGAGAACGGTTCAACCAAAGCATTGCAAGACCAGCTCTCAGGAAATATGGGTGGTCAAACTGTTTCCTCGCCCAATGGCTTATTTGATGTGATAAGAGTCAAAATGCTCGGAGCCTGCGCGGATTCACG CTGTGCCTGGGCAACTGCTTTCCTTGAAAGGGCCGAGGGTTTCTATAACCGACACATTCATCACCTGCCTAGTGAGAATCGCATTCGCGTTGCTATTCTCGATACCGGAATTGATGACACAAAGGTTTTTTTCAGGGCAGCGAAACAAAACAGGACAAGAAGAGACAGTCCAGTTATACTTAGGAGATCATTTCTAAACGGCATCTCTGTTACTGACACCGACGGACACGGGACGAATGTGGCCGCTCTTGTATTGAAGATGGCGCCCGAGGCCGACTTGTATGTGGCCAAGATCTCAAGTGGCCATGAAGTGGATGGAACAGAACATATAGCCGAT GCGATTGAATGGGCAATAGAAAACGAGGTTCATATCATCAACATGTCGTTTGGATTGTCCAGTCCTAATTGGAACATCATAACAGCGATCTGCCGTGCTGAGTCGCTGGGGATAATTTGCACTGCCGCAGCATCAAACTACGGCAGTAACCAAACGAGATCCTTCCCGGCAAAGCTGGATCAAGTCCTTTGCATCCACGCCGGAGATGGAAATGGCAACAAGTGTGAACAGAATCCCACTCCATTGCGTCGCAGTGACAACCTTAGTACCTTGGGCGTGTGTATCCCGTCCGAGtgggaagatgaagagggccACTACATCTCAGGCACTTCTTATGCGGCTCCTGTAGCTGCTGGGATCGCAGCCAACGTTCTCAGGTTCGTGCGATACGCGACGGCTAGGGGCTTGATGACGCAGTTCCAATACGATTACGCTCATAGCCGCTCGGGGATGAAACGCATCATGCTGGCAATGTGCGAGACACAGCAACGAGACGGGTATGAGTTTGTGACACCATGGCGAAGGATCTGGAGAGAAGGTTCAACCGAGTCGGACGTTGTCagcaagatgaaggaggcgTTGGAGTAG